The Spirosoma sp. SC4-14 DNA window GGGAGCGTCGAAGCTCATTTTACCTAACTGATAGCTGAATGTCAGACGAACGCCTGCGTTGTAGTAGTTCGTTGTTGTATTCTGCATAAGAATTGGTGACGACAGTTCTGAATGCATCGTGAACGGATGGTTCAGGAAGTTCTCGGCAGCCAGGCCAATGCTGGCTTTTTTATCTTTAAATTCTTTTCGAATACCCAGGTTGTAGAAGTACATACTGGTCTGATAGCCCTGAAGCTGTACCTGTTTGCCGCGCATGCCACCGAAGACCTGGAAAGCCCAGCCATTCGAAAGCGACACACTACCATTTAACCGACCCGAAATGACCCAACCCGAGTTTGAAGCCGCATAAATGGGGTTCGCATTGTTGTTGGTCAGACTAACATGATAGAGGTCGATACCACCACCAATTTGTAGTTTAGAAAACAGGTTGGCGTTGCCAAACAGGTTTAGACCATAAGCATTCTGATGGCCTACGTTCTGATAGGTAGTCCGAATGACCTGCGTATTGACGTCGCCAATTAACTGCTGAGTTACGTCGCGTACGGCCGTAATTTCATTGTTAGTGCGCCGGGCAAACAACGTTGCATTCAGATACAGACCTTTGATATTTGTGCTGGTACCGAACTCAAAGTTATCGGTCAATTCGGGCGATAGCAGAGGGTTTCCCTGAGAGATATTGGTTGGGTTCGATATATTAATATTGGGGTTCAGAAACTGAATGCCTGGGCGCTGAATCCGGCGGTTATATGCCAGTTTAATAATCTTGCCTCCTTTCAGGCTCTTCGAAATATTGATACTCGGCACCAGGTTTCCATAATCTGGAATGTCGGTTTGCTGACCTGCCGTTTCGTTGCTGAACTTAGCATTGATGAAGGTATATTCGTAGCGGGCACCGGCCTTGATGGTGTATTTGTTTTTGGTAGACAGGGTATACGACAAATAAGAAGCGGCTATGTTCTGATTGTAGAACAAAGTATTGCCTTTGCGGGTCGGGTCGGTCTGGAAATCACCTTCGGCACCGCTCGCAATAAAGTATTGATAGTCGCTATTGGCCTGCCGGAAAATACCTTTGGCACCAAATTCCAGCATCTGATTTTTCTTGATCGGCGTCTGGTAATCGGCCTGGAGTGTTGTTTCCTGGTTATAGCTATTGTTGTCGTTTTTCTGGCGGGATGTAATCGTTTCGAAATCGGTATTATTCAGAATATCGGCTACAAAATTGTTGGTTCGGTTATTCCGGCTGTATAAGGCCAACAGGCTAAATTCCTGCTGCGGTTTGTACGTACGGGTATACGTTATGTTAGCATCAACTGTACCCGATAGATCTTTGGTTTGCACATTCCGGTCGTTTACCGATGGAAAATACCCCGTAGGCTGGAAGGTCTGAGTCAGCAAATTATATTGATTGGCTGTTCCATTGCGGGCACCGTAGCGAAGGCTGGCCGTCAGCGACGTGTTTTTATCAATATCGTAATCCCAGCCTAACTGATAATTGCCAAACAACCGGCTCGACAGGGTGTTGGCCGTTTGTAGCGTATGCACATCACCCGTGCTTGATTTTGTTGTCTGGTCATTGCTGAATGAGCCACGGACATTGTATTCGGCCCGGCCAAATCCTCCCAGACTAAAGCCCATTTTCCCGGTCCGCAAATTGCCGTTCAGCCCCAGGTTGCTACCCCGGTTTCCAACACCACCGTTTACGTTCAGCGTAGCGCCCTGTAAGGTATTTTTCTTCGTAACAATGTTAATGATCCCTGCCGACCCTTCAGCATCGTATTTGGCCGACGGGCTGGTAATGACTTCTACCGTCTTGATCATGTCGGCCGGAATTTGCTTCAGCGCATCGGCCACGCTGCTGGCCATAATGGTCGACGGCTTGTTGTTGATCAACACAGTTACGTTGCTGCTACCACGGAGGCTAACATTACCATCCAGGTCAACCGAAAGCATAGGAACCTTCCGCATTACGTCGCTGGCATCACCCCCTTTGGCCGTAATATCTTTATCGGCATTGTAAACAAGACGGTCAACTTTTTCTTCAATCATGGCCGCCTGCCCAACTACGTTTACTTCTTTCAGGGTTTTTACATCCGAAGCAAGTTTAATGGTGCCCATGTCGATATCCGTCCCCTTGCCAATGGTAATTACTTTAGAACGTTTATCCTTGTAGCCAATAAACGTATATAAAAGCCGATAGCGGCCCGGAGCCAGCTTATTGAGGCTAAATTTGCCCGAAGCATCGGCCGTTGTTCCATCGATTGGTTTGTTGGTAGTTGTACTCAGAACAGCGACTGTTGCAAATTCGACAGGCTGATTGCTCGTTGAGTCAATGATAACCCCCGATACCTTGCCATTGCCGCGGGCAATTGGCTCCGATTCAGAAGCCGTTGGAGCGGCTTGTGGCTGGATTTTGGCTGGTTGGGCAGATTGTGTTTGATTAGCTGGTAGAGTAAATGTGTCAGGGGCTGTTGTTGTACTATTGGGAGTTGGATTGGCTGGTGTGGCAAAAGGGTCAGGGGCAGTATTTGCCGGTGTTGTTGCTGTTCCACTGGCTGGCGACCCAGGTGTCGTTGACACCTGTGCCCAGGCAGTTGTTGAGCTAACGATGAGTATAGACAGTAATAGCGTTTTCATGATGTTCGGAATTGGTGCCTCAAAATTGGGGCTTATATAGTACGTCCGAAAATCAATCTGGCCGAATGCCGATTTTTTAGTGCTGAAACGGGCGATTGAGCAGGGGAAGGCAATGTTGCCGGGTTCAGGTAAATTACTTATAACAGTGGTTGGTCTTACTCGTTACGTTCTTTCACGACAGTCAGAAAGCTCTTGGGAATCGAGGCCTCAAACCGCATTGGCTCGCCCGTAATCGGATGCTCAAAGGCAAGCACTTCGGCATGAAGCCCCAGGCGACCAATTGGGTCAAAGGTGGCACCATATTTGGCGTCGCCAACCACCGGGTGGCCAATATCCTGCATATGTACCCGGATCTGATTTTTACGGCCAGTTTCCAGCTCCAGTTCGAGTAACGAAAAATTATGGGCCGATTTCAGAACCCGATAATTGGTGGTGGCTAGCTGACCATTCTCCGGGTTCTGACTCGAGTATACAATCAGAGCTTTGCTTTCTCGCAAATAAGAGGTAATTGTGCCTTCTTTTGGGTTAGGAATCCCTTCTACCAGAGCAACATACGTGCGCTGTTTGGTAGTCGAATTCCACGATTCCTGCATTAGCTGCTGGACTTTTTCGCTTTTGGCAAAGATCATAACGCCCGAGGTTTCCCGGTCGAGCCGATGGATGATAAACAACCGGTTTTTAGGGTTTTCCAGCTTGATATAATCACTCAGAATACTATAGGCTGTCCGAATTTTTTCTTTGTTGGTAGCCATTGAGAGCAGCCCGGCCTGTTTGTTGATAACAATCAGAAAAGGATCTTCATACAGCATCGTAAGACCCCGATATTGAGTAGAAACCGAGGCTCGGGTAGCGCCAATGGTAACTGTCTGGCCTGCCCGTAACGGATGATTAAATTGCGTATACACCTTTCCGTCAATGGTGATCTGTTTATTACGCAGTAATGATTTAATGTTGTTACGATTCTTGTGCGGTAACTGACGAATCAGAAACGTCATCAGTTCAGAGGGTTCAGCTACCGTGAAGCTGATATCTTTATGTTGACCGCGTCGTGAGCGGGGCAGATCGGATTTTTCCATTGGCAAAGATACTGATTCGACCTCGTATACTACGGTTGAAACGAATTTATACTTGTGAGTTGACGGTTCGTATGCTTAAGAAAGAGAAAGCACTAACAAAGACAAGGAGACAAAAAATAACTTTTTTGCGTTTGGACTAGTTACCGAAAGTTACTTTTTCAGTCATAACTACCTGATTTAGTAACTAAGATCGGCTGAATTTGCGGATTATACGGTAGGTAAAAAAAATACAAGTAAAATAACCGCAAGAGTTAATGATTAATAGTAAACTTACTTATATTTTCGTCCGTGAAATTTGTCGATAAAGTAAATTTATACTTTAATAAATAGGTTTATTATACGTCTATGAAGATAGGGCAGTTGAGATTTGTGGATGGAAATTGGGAGCAAATCTCAGAAACGCCGGGTTTCCAGCCCGAGAAAGCACATTTAGTCTTAACCTTTGGCGAGCGTAAACTG harbors:
- a CDS encoding TonB-dependent receptor, encoding MKTLLLSILIVSSTTAWAQVSTTPGSPASGTATTPANTAPDPFATPANPTPNSTTTAPDTFTLPANQTQSAQPAKIQPQAAPTASESEPIARGNGKVSGVIIDSTSNQPVEFATVAVLSTTTNKPIDGTTADASGKFSLNKLAPGRYRLLYTFIGYKDKRSKVITIGKGTDIDMGTIKLASDVKTLKEVNVVGQAAMIEEKVDRLVYNADKDITAKGGDASDVMRKVPMLSVDLDGNVSLRGSSNVTVLINNKPSTIMASSVADALKQIPADMIKTVEVITSPSAKYDAEGSAGIINIVTKKNTLQGATLNVNGGVGNRGSNLGLNGNLRTGKMGFSLGGFGRAEYNVRGSFSNDQTTKSSTGDVHTLQTANTLSSRLFGNYQLGWDYDIDKNTSLTASLRYGARNGTANQYNLLTQTFQPTGYFPSVNDRNVQTKDLSGTVDANITYTRTYKPQQEFSLLALYSRNNRTNNFVADILNNTDFETITSRQKNDNNSYNQETTLQADYQTPIKKNQMLEFGAKGIFRQANSDYQYFIASGAEGDFQTDPTRKGNTLFYNQNIAASYLSYTLSTKNKYTIKAGARYEYTFINAKFSNETAGQQTDIPDYGNLVPSINISKSLKGGKIIKLAYNRRIQRPGIQFLNPNINISNPTNISQGNPLLSPELTDNFEFGTSTNIKGLYLNATLFARRTNNEITAVRDVTQQLIGDVNTQVIRTTYQNVGHQNAYGLNLFGNANLFSKLQIGGGIDLYHVSLTNNNANPIYAASNSGWVISGRLNGSVSLSNGWAFQVFGGMRGKQVQLQGYQTSMYFYNLGIRKEFKDKKASIGLAAENFLNHPFTMHSELSSPILMQNTTTNYYNAGVRLTFSYQLGKMSFDAPRRNRKSINNDDLKNGEGGGDDNGGGQQQQQSGQGSTGGSRSGRPRK
- a CDS encoding RluA family pseudouridine synthase, translated to MEKSDLPRSRRGQHKDISFTVAEPSELMTFLIRQLPHKNRNNIKSLLRNKQITIDGKVYTQFNHPLRAGQTVTIGATRASVSTQYRGLTMLYEDPFLIVINKQAGLLSMATNKEKIRTAYSILSDYIKLENPKNRLFIIHRLDRETSGVMIFAKSEKVQQLMQESWNSTTKQRTYVALVEGIPNPKEGTITSYLRESKALIVYSSQNPENGQLATTNYRVLKSAHNFSLLELELETGRKNQIRVHMQDIGHPVVGDAKYGATFDPIGRLGLHAEVLAFEHPITGEPMRFEASIPKSFLTVVKERNE